Proteins encoded by one window of Marixanthomonas sp. SCSIO 43207:
- a CDS encoding DnaJ C-terminal domain-containing protein, whose translation MEFIDYYKVLGLTKTATTAEIKKAYRKLARKYHPDINPDDTKAQQKFQQINEAHAVLSDPEKRKKYDQYGKDWEHADAFEEAKRKQQASSGFGRGQRRTYTTRGGNFDESEFSDFFESMFGGFSRQQQTHAQFKGQDYNATLRLNLTDILTTQKQTIDLGTKKIRITIPAGVEDGQTIKINGYGGEGTGGGPKGDLYITFEILNNTSFKRDGKNLHKTQEIDLYTALLGGKVTIDTLTGKVKLTVKPETQNNTKVKLKGKGMPVYKKEGQFGDLIITYKIKLPNNLSEKEKELFSQLSKLR comes from the coding sequence ATGGAATTTATAGATTACTATAAGGTTTTAGGATTAACAAAAACGGCTACTACGGCCGAAATTAAGAAAGCATATCGAAAATTAGCAAGAAAATATCATCCAGATATCAATCCTGATGATACAAAAGCACAACAAAAGTTTCAGCAAATCAATGAAGCGCATGCAGTTTTAAGCGACCCCGAAAAAAGAAAGAAATACGACCAATACGGTAAAGATTGGGAACACGCAGATGCCTTTGAGGAAGCTAAAAGAAAACAACAAGCTTCTAGTGGTTTTGGCAGAGGCCAAAGAAGAACTTACACCACGCGTGGTGGTAATTTTGACGAAAGCGAGTTTTCAGATTTTTTTGAATCTATGTTCGGTGGTTTTTCACGCCAACAACAAACTCACGCTCAATTTAAAGGTCAAGATTACAACGCCACACTTAGATTAAACTTAACTGATATTTTAACAACGCAAAAACAAACTATTGACTTAGGAACTAAAAAAATACGAATTACCATTCCGGCAGGTGTTGAAGATGGACAAACTATAAAAATAAATGGTTATGGAGGCGAAGGTACAGGCGGCGGCCCCAAAGGTGATTTATATATCACATTTGAAATTCTTAATAACACATCATTCAAACGCGACGGAAAAAATTTACACAAAACACAAGAAATTGACCTTTACACAGCTCTTTTAGGAGGAAAAGTAACTATCGACACTCTTACAGGAAAAGTTAAACTTACCGTAAAACCAGAAACACAAAATAACACCAAGGTTAAACTTAAAGGAAAAGGAATGCCTGTTTACAAAAAAGAAGGACAATTTGGAGATTTGATTATAACTTATAAAATTAAGCTGCCAAACAACCTTTCAGAAAAAGAAAAAGAATTGTTTAGTCAACTTTCAAAATTACGTTAA
- a CDS encoding chaperone modulator CbpM, producing MEQTKYIKVITYCEKTNIDSAFVTTLEEYGLIKTTVLKSEVCITEDDTTEIERMFRLHKELGVNIEGIDVINHLVKRLKKVESELKSTRKTLSLYE from the coding sequence ATGGAACAAACAAAGTATATAAAAGTGATAACATATTGTGAAAAGACTAATATAGATAGTGCTTTTGTAACCACTTTGGAAGAATATGGGCTCATTAAAACAACAGTTTTAAAATCTGAAGTTTGCATTACAGAAGATGACACAACCGAAATAGAACGTATGTTTAGGCTTCATAAAGAACTGGGCGTAAATATAGAAGGGATTGATGTTATTAATCACCTAGTTAAACGCCTAAAAAAAGTTGAAAGTGAATTAAAATCTACTCGTAAAACCCTTTCTTTATACGAGTAA